A window of the Gossypium hirsutum isolate 1008001.06 chromosome A05, Gossypium_hirsutum_v2.1, whole genome shotgun sequence genome harbors these coding sequences:
- the LOC107958785 gene encoding uncharacterized protein isoform X1, with the protein MSKSEDSGSPGWTASFFMPTKEDVARAVAAAAAAATAVHSPRPSAVYSLKDENSGSQIQKLQHHVARVLKGFSQPPEVRRGTYNPEVLTSQKRQWANFQLQHLDHRSFKGPSRLFESMVVVGLPPSCDIQALQRQYVIRQPEGSGKLRSALSCQNNSRVEPYLEPQVLFVYPPEKPLPLKHKDLLSFCFPGGIEVHAVEKTPSMSELNEILLSQEHLKQSDLSFVFRLQVADNSTLYGCCVLVEEIVQKPSGLLSLISDRQPAYPSLSRYVMTTRRCYCILSRLPFFELHFGVLNSIFDEERLERLTKSIGDIDLELSESYSNEANIDDVLTDQGALEDIQNTMTEPSEISSGDSKLGGNDDGNGLELQMLESDFDSNKAVNHDTVVPVDLETETFKRGKESGGADPEDCDIDVDDFTTNKQAAERHLPNAVLPFLRYYQYESSESSCSFQGSPCDDRNLRSDVDDTETEEASISGQEDSSDHLDILEWAKANNHGSLQILCEYYRLPCPERGSKLRFHPLEHLHPLEYHRPDEKVLHIAGSTIDLRSCSTSLEFAEAHTALLAEEEATALSTWAVACMCGSLRLEHVLTIFAAALLEKQIVVVCSNLGILSAIVLSIVPLIRPYQWQSLLMPVLPDDMLDFLDAPVPYIVGVKNKTSEVQSKLANVILVDANKNQIKTSTIPQLPQHRELFACLSPYHAKLVGESYLGRKRPVHECTDVQIEAAKGFLVVLRSYLDSLCSNMRSHTITNVQSNNDKVSLLLKESFIDSFPSRDRPFMKLFVDTQLFTVHTDLVLSFIQKE; encoded by the exons ATGTCCAAAAGTGAAGATTCTGGTAGCCCTGGATGGACTGCATCCTTTTTCATGCCGACGAAGGAGGATGTTGCAAGGGcagttgctgctgctgctgcagcTGCAACTGCTGTTCATTCTCCCCGACCATCTGCTGTATATTCATTGAAAGATGAGAATAGCGGTAGCCAAATTCAGAAGCTCCAGCATCATGTTGCAAGAGTGTTAAAAGGCTTCTCGCAACCCCCTGAAGTGAGACGTGGAACTTACAATCCGGAAGTTCTGACTAGCCAAAAGCGTCAGTGGGCAAACTTTCAGCTGCAACATTTG GATCATAGATCTTTTAAAGGACCATCAAGGTTGTTTGAGAGCATGGTTGTTGTTGGACTTCCTCCTAGTTGTGATATTCAGGCACTTCAAAGGCAATACGTCATCAGGCAACCTGAAGGTTCTGGGAAGTTGCGAAGTGCTCTAAGTTGTCAGAATAATTCTCGAGTCGAACCTTACCTTGAACCCCAG GTTTTATTTGTTTATCCCCCAGAAAAGCCACTGCCACTTAAACACAAGGATCTTCTTTCATTTTGCTTCCCCGGAGGCATAGAG GTTCATGCTGTTGAGAAAACTCCTTCAATGAGTGAGCTGAATGAAATTCTTCTTTCACAG GAACACCTAAAACAAAGTGACCTGTCATTTGTATTCCGGTTGCAG GTTGCTGATAATTCCACTTTATATGGGTGCTGTGTGTTAGTTGAAGAAATAGTACAGAAGCCCTCTGGATTGCTTTCCTTGATTTCAGATAGACAACCTGCCTACCCGTCTCTGAGTCGTTATGTGATGACCACTCGCAGATGTTATTGCATCCTTTCGAGGCTTCCATTCTTTGAATTGCACTTTGGTGTTCTGAATAG CATCTTTGATGAAGAAAGGTTGGAACGGTTAACAAAAAGTATTGGTGATATAGATTTGGAATTGTCGGAGAGTTACAGCAATGAAGCAAATATAGATGATGTGTTAACAGATCAAGGAGCTCTGGAGGACATACAGAACACAATGACCGAACCCTCTGAGATAAGTTCAGGAGATTCTAAACTTGGAGGTAATGATGATGGGAATGGCTTGGAGCTTCAAATGCTTGAGAGTGACTTTGACTCAAACAAAGCTGTTAATCATGATACTGTTGTTCCAGTTGACCTGGAAACTGAGACGTTTAAAAGAGGAAAAGAATCCGGAGGTGCAGATCCTGAAGATTGTGATATTGATGTTGATGATTTCACAACAAATAAGCAAGCAGCAGAAAGACATTTGCCAAATGCTGTTTTGCCATTTCTACGCTATTATCAGTATGAAAGTTCTGAATCTTCCTGCAG TTTTCAAGGTTCCCCTTGTGACGACAGGAATTTGAGGAGTGATGTTGATGATACAGAAACAGAAGAGGCTTCTATTTCTGGCCAGGAGGATTCCAGTGATCACCTTGATATACTTGAATGGGCTAAG GCAAACAATCATGGATCATTGCAGATACTATGTGAATACTATCGGCTACCTTGTCCAGAAAGGGGTTCAAAACTTAGGTTTCATCCTTTGGAGCACCTTCATCCACTGGAATATCATAGGCCTGATGAAAAAGTTTTGCATATTGCTGGCTCaaccattgatttgagatctTGCAGTACAAGTCTTGAATTTGCTGAG GCACACACTGCCCTTTTGGCAGAAGAGGAAGCAACTGCTCTATCAACGTGGGCTGTTGCATGCATGTGTGGATCTCTGCGGCTTGAACAT GTTCTAACAATCTTTGCAGCAGCATTGCTGGAGAAACAGATTGTGGTTGTTTGTTCAAATTTG GGAATTTTATCTGCTATAGTTTTGTCAATTGTCCCTCTGATCCGGCCATACCAATGGCAAAGCCTCTTGATGCCG GTTTTGCCAGATGATATGCTAGACTTCTTAGATGCGCCTGTTCCTTACATA GTTGGTGTAAAGAACAAAACGAGTGAAGTGCAGTCAAAGTTAGCCAATGTAATTCTGGTCGATGCTAATAAGAACCAG ATAAAGACGTCCACAATACCACAGCTGCCACAACATAGGGAGCTCTTTGCATGCTTAAGTCCTTATCATGCAAAGCTTGTCGGTGAAAGTTATTTGGGGAGGAAAAGACCAGTACATGAGTGCACAGATGTGCAG ATTGAAGCTGCCAAaggttttttagtggtgttaagATCATACTTGGATTCTCTTTGCTCTAACATGCGGTCACACACAATTACAAATGTACAGTCCAATAATGATAAG GTATCGTTGCTTTTAAAAGAGAGTTTCATTGATTCATTCCCTAGTCGTGATCGACCATTTATGAAG CTGTTTGTGGACACACAACTCTTTACTGTACATACAGATCTTGTTCTCTCATTTATCCAGAAGGAATAG
- the LOC107958785 gene encoding uncharacterized protein isoform X3, protein MSKSEDSGSPGWTASFFMPTKEDVARAVAAAAAAATAVHSPRPSAVYSLKDENSGSQIQKLQHHVARVLKGFSQPPEVRRGTYNPEVLTSQKRQWANFQLQHLDHRSFKGPSRLFESMVVVGLPPSCDIQALQRQYVIRQPEGSGKLRSALSCQNNSRVEPYLEPQVLFVYPPEKPLPLKHKDLLSFCFPGGIEVHAVEKTPSMSELNEILLSQEHLKQSDLSFVFRLQVADNSTLYGCCVLVEEIVQKPSGLLSLISDRQPAYPSLSRYVMTTRRCYCILSRLPFFELHFGVLNSIFDEERLERLTKSIGDIDLELSESYSNEANIDDVLTDQGALEDIQNTMTEPSEISSGDSKLGVDLETETFKRGKESGGADPEDCDIDVDDFTTNKQAAERHLPNAVLPFLRYYQYESSESSCSFQGSPCDDRNLRSDVDDTETEEASISGQEDSSDHLDILEWAKANNHGSLQILCEYYRLPCPERGSKLRFHPLEHLHPLEYHRPDEKVLHIAGSTIDLRSCSTSLEFAEAHTALLAEEEATALSTWAVACMCGSLRLEHVLTIFAAALLEKQIVVVCSNLGILSAIVLSIVPLIRPYQWQSLLMPVLPDDMLDFLDAPVPYIVGVKNKTSEVQSKLANVILVDANKNQIKTSTIPQLPQHRELFACLSPYHAKLVGESYLGRKRPVHECTDVQIEAAKGFLVVLRSYLDSLCSNMRSHTITNVQSNNDKVSLLLKESFIDSFPSRDRPFMKLFVDTQLFTVHTDLVLSFIQKE, encoded by the exons ATGTCCAAAAGTGAAGATTCTGGTAGCCCTGGATGGACTGCATCCTTTTTCATGCCGACGAAGGAGGATGTTGCAAGGGcagttgctgctgctgctgcagcTGCAACTGCTGTTCATTCTCCCCGACCATCTGCTGTATATTCATTGAAAGATGAGAATAGCGGTAGCCAAATTCAGAAGCTCCAGCATCATGTTGCAAGAGTGTTAAAAGGCTTCTCGCAACCCCCTGAAGTGAGACGTGGAACTTACAATCCGGAAGTTCTGACTAGCCAAAAGCGTCAGTGGGCAAACTTTCAGCTGCAACATTTG GATCATAGATCTTTTAAAGGACCATCAAGGTTGTTTGAGAGCATGGTTGTTGTTGGACTTCCTCCTAGTTGTGATATTCAGGCACTTCAAAGGCAATACGTCATCAGGCAACCTGAAGGTTCTGGGAAGTTGCGAAGTGCTCTAAGTTGTCAGAATAATTCTCGAGTCGAACCTTACCTTGAACCCCAG GTTTTATTTGTTTATCCCCCAGAAAAGCCACTGCCACTTAAACACAAGGATCTTCTTTCATTTTGCTTCCCCGGAGGCATAGAG GTTCATGCTGTTGAGAAAACTCCTTCAATGAGTGAGCTGAATGAAATTCTTCTTTCACAG GAACACCTAAAACAAAGTGACCTGTCATTTGTATTCCGGTTGCAG GTTGCTGATAATTCCACTTTATATGGGTGCTGTGTGTTAGTTGAAGAAATAGTACAGAAGCCCTCTGGATTGCTTTCCTTGATTTCAGATAGACAACCTGCCTACCCGTCTCTGAGTCGTTATGTGATGACCACTCGCAGATGTTATTGCATCCTTTCGAGGCTTCCATTCTTTGAATTGCACTTTGGTGTTCTGAATAG CATCTTTGATGAAGAAAGGTTGGAACGGTTAACAAAAAGTATTGGTGATATAGATTTGGAATTGTCGGAGAGTTACAGCAATGAAGCAAATATAGATGATGTGTTAACAGATCAAGGAGCTCTGGAGGACATACAGAACACAATGACCGAACCCTCTGAGATAAGTTCAGGAGATTCTAAACTTGGAG TTGACCTGGAAACTGAGACGTTTAAAAGAGGAAAAGAATCCGGAGGTGCAGATCCTGAAGATTGTGATATTGATGTTGATGATTTCACAACAAATAAGCAAGCAGCAGAAAGACATTTGCCAAATGCTGTTTTGCCATTTCTACGCTATTATCAGTATGAAAGTTCTGAATCTTCCTGCAG TTTTCAAGGTTCCCCTTGTGACGACAGGAATTTGAGGAGTGATGTTGATGATACAGAAACAGAAGAGGCTTCTATTTCTGGCCAGGAGGATTCCAGTGATCACCTTGATATACTTGAATGGGCTAAG GCAAACAATCATGGATCATTGCAGATACTATGTGAATACTATCGGCTACCTTGTCCAGAAAGGGGTTCAAAACTTAGGTTTCATCCTTTGGAGCACCTTCATCCACTGGAATATCATAGGCCTGATGAAAAAGTTTTGCATATTGCTGGCTCaaccattgatttgagatctTGCAGTACAAGTCTTGAATTTGCTGAG GCACACACTGCCCTTTTGGCAGAAGAGGAAGCAACTGCTCTATCAACGTGGGCTGTTGCATGCATGTGTGGATCTCTGCGGCTTGAACAT GTTCTAACAATCTTTGCAGCAGCATTGCTGGAGAAACAGATTGTGGTTGTTTGTTCAAATTTG GGAATTTTATCTGCTATAGTTTTGTCAATTGTCCCTCTGATCCGGCCATACCAATGGCAAAGCCTCTTGATGCCG GTTTTGCCAGATGATATGCTAGACTTCTTAGATGCGCCTGTTCCTTACATA GTTGGTGTAAAGAACAAAACGAGTGAAGTGCAGTCAAAGTTAGCCAATGTAATTCTGGTCGATGCTAATAAGAACCAG ATAAAGACGTCCACAATACCACAGCTGCCACAACATAGGGAGCTCTTTGCATGCTTAAGTCCTTATCATGCAAAGCTTGTCGGTGAAAGTTATTTGGGGAGGAAAAGACCAGTACATGAGTGCACAGATGTGCAG ATTGAAGCTGCCAAaggttttttagtggtgttaagATCATACTTGGATTCTCTTTGCTCTAACATGCGGTCACACACAATTACAAATGTACAGTCCAATAATGATAAG GTATCGTTGCTTTTAAAAGAGAGTTTCATTGATTCATTCCCTAGTCGTGATCGACCATTTATGAAG CTGTTTGTGGACACACAACTCTTTACTGTACATACAGATCTTGTTCTCTCATTTATCCAGAAGGAATAG
- the LOC107958785 gene encoding uncharacterized protein isoform X2 encodes MSKSEDSGSPGWTASFFMPTKEDVARAVAAAAAAATAVHSPRPSAVYSLKDENSGSQIQKLQHHVARVLKGFSQPPEVRRGTYNPEVLTSQKRQWANFQLQHLDHRSFKGPSRLFESMVVVGLPPSCDIQALQRQYVIRQPEGSGKLRSALSCQNNSRVEPYLEPQVLFVYPPEKPLPLKHKDLLSFCFPGGIEVHAVEKTPSMSELNEILLSQVADNSTLYGCCVLVEEIVQKPSGLLSLISDRQPAYPSLSRYVMTTRRCYCILSRLPFFELHFGVLNSIFDEERLERLTKSIGDIDLELSESYSNEANIDDVLTDQGALEDIQNTMTEPSEISSGDSKLGGNDDGNGLELQMLESDFDSNKAVNHDTVVPVDLETETFKRGKESGGADPEDCDIDVDDFTTNKQAAERHLPNAVLPFLRYYQYESSESSCSFQGSPCDDRNLRSDVDDTETEEASISGQEDSSDHLDILEWAKANNHGSLQILCEYYRLPCPERGSKLRFHPLEHLHPLEYHRPDEKVLHIAGSTIDLRSCSTSLEFAEAHTALLAEEEATALSTWAVACMCGSLRLEHVLTIFAAALLEKQIVVVCSNLGILSAIVLSIVPLIRPYQWQSLLMPVLPDDMLDFLDAPVPYIVGVKNKTSEVQSKLANVILVDANKNQIKTSTIPQLPQHRELFACLSPYHAKLVGESYLGRKRPVHECTDVQIEAAKGFLVVLRSYLDSLCSNMRSHTITNVQSNNDKVSLLLKESFIDSFPSRDRPFMKLFVDTQLFTVHTDLVLSFIQKE; translated from the exons ATGTCCAAAAGTGAAGATTCTGGTAGCCCTGGATGGACTGCATCCTTTTTCATGCCGACGAAGGAGGATGTTGCAAGGGcagttgctgctgctgctgcagcTGCAACTGCTGTTCATTCTCCCCGACCATCTGCTGTATATTCATTGAAAGATGAGAATAGCGGTAGCCAAATTCAGAAGCTCCAGCATCATGTTGCAAGAGTGTTAAAAGGCTTCTCGCAACCCCCTGAAGTGAGACGTGGAACTTACAATCCGGAAGTTCTGACTAGCCAAAAGCGTCAGTGGGCAAACTTTCAGCTGCAACATTTG GATCATAGATCTTTTAAAGGACCATCAAGGTTGTTTGAGAGCATGGTTGTTGTTGGACTTCCTCCTAGTTGTGATATTCAGGCACTTCAAAGGCAATACGTCATCAGGCAACCTGAAGGTTCTGGGAAGTTGCGAAGTGCTCTAAGTTGTCAGAATAATTCTCGAGTCGAACCTTACCTTGAACCCCAG GTTTTATTTGTTTATCCCCCAGAAAAGCCACTGCCACTTAAACACAAGGATCTTCTTTCATTTTGCTTCCCCGGAGGCATAGAG GTTCATGCTGTTGAGAAAACTCCTTCAATGAGTGAGCTGAATGAAATTCTTCTTTCACAG GTTGCTGATAATTCCACTTTATATGGGTGCTGTGTGTTAGTTGAAGAAATAGTACAGAAGCCCTCTGGATTGCTTTCCTTGATTTCAGATAGACAACCTGCCTACCCGTCTCTGAGTCGTTATGTGATGACCACTCGCAGATGTTATTGCATCCTTTCGAGGCTTCCATTCTTTGAATTGCACTTTGGTGTTCTGAATAG CATCTTTGATGAAGAAAGGTTGGAACGGTTAACAAAAAGTATTGGTGATATAGATTTGGAATTGTCGGAGAGTTACAGCAATGAAGCAAATATAGATGATGTGTTAACAGATCAAGGAGCTCTGGAGGACATACAGAACACAATGACCGAACCCTCTGAGATAAGTTCAGGAGATTCTAAACTTGGAGGTAATGATGATGGGAATGGCTTGGAGCTTCAAATGCTTGAGAGTGACTTTGACTCAAACAAAGCTGTTAATCATGATACTGTTGTTCCAGTTGACCTGGAAACTGAGACGTTTAAAAGAGGAAAAGAATCCGGAGGTGCAGATCCTGAAGATTGTGATATTGATGTTGATGATTTCACAACAAATAAGCAAGCAGCAGAAAGACATTTGCCAAATGCTGTTTTGCCATTTCTACGCTATTATCAGTATGAAAGTTCTGAATCTTCCTGCAG TTTTCAAGGTTCCCCTTGTGACGACAGGAATTTGAGGAGTGATGTTGATGATACAGAAACAGAAGAGGCTTCTATTTCTGGCCAGGAGGATTCCAGTGATCACCTTGATATACTTGAATGGGCTAAG GCAAACAATCATGGATCATTGCAGATACTATGTGAATACTATCGGCTACCTTGTCCAGAAAGGGGTTCAAAACTTAGGTTTCATCCTTTGGAGCACCTTCATCCACTGGAATATCATAGGCCTGATGAAAAAGTTTTGCATATTGCTGGCTCaaccattgatttgagatctTGCAGTACAAGTCTTGAATTTGCTGAG GCACACACTGCCCTTTTGGCAGAAGAGGAAGCAACTGCTCTATCAACGTGGGCTGTTGCATGCATGTGTGGATCTCTGCGGCTTGAACAT GTTCTAACAATCTTTGCAGCAGCATTGCTGGAGAAACAGATTGTGGTTGTTTGTTCAAATTTG GGAATTTTATCTGCTATAGTTTTGTCAATTGTCCCTCTGATCCGGCCATACCAATGGCAAAGCCTCTTGATGCCG GTTTTGCCAGATGATATGCTAGACTTCTTAGATGCGCCTGTTCCTTACATA GTTGGTGTAAAGAACAAAACGAGTGAAGTGCAGTCAAAGTTAGCCAATGTAATTCTGGTCGATGCTAATAAGAACCAG ATAAAGACGTCCACAATACCACAGCTGCCACAACATAGGGAGCTCTTTGCATGCTTAAGTCCTTATCATGCAAAGCTTGTCGGTGAAAGTTATTTGGGGAGGAAAAGACCAGTACATGAGTGCACAGATGTGCAG ATTGAAGCTGCCAAaggttttttagtggtgttaagATCATACTTGGATTCTCTTTGCTCTAACATGCGGTCACACACAATTACAAATGTACAGTCCAATAATGATAAG GTATCGTTGCTTTTAAAAGAGAGTTTCATTGATTCATTCCCTAGTCGTGATCGACCATTTATGAAG CTGTTTGTGGACACACAACTCTTTACTGTACATACAGATCTTGTTCTCTCATTTATCCAGAAGGAATAG
- the LOC107958785 gene encoding uncharacterized protein isoform X4 — MVVVGLPPSCDIQALQRQYVIRQPEGSGKLRSALSCQNNSRVEPYLEPQVLFVYPPEKPLPLKHKDLLSFCFPGGIEVHAVEKTPSMSELNEILLSQEHLKQSDLSFVFRLQVADNSTLYGCCVLVEEIVQKPSGLLSLISDRQPAYPSLSRYVMTTRRCYCILSRLPFFELHFGVLNSIFDEERLERLTKSIGDIDLELSESYSNEANIDDVLTDQGALEDIQNTMTEPSEISSGDSKLGGNDDGNGLELQMLESDFDSNKAVNHDTVVPVDLETETFKRGKESGGADPEDCDIDVDDFTTNKQAAERHLPNAVLPFLRYYQYESSESSCSFQGSPCDDRNLRSDVDDTETEEASISGQEDSSDHLDILEWAKANNHGSLQILCEYYRLPCPERGSKLRFHPLEHLHPLEYHRPDEKVLHIAGSTIDLRSCSTSLEFAEAHTALLAEEEATALSTWAVACMCGSLRLEHVLTIFAAALLEKQIVVVCSNLGILSAIVLSIVPLIRPYQWQSLLMPVLPDDMLDFLDAPVPYIVGVKNKTSEVQSKLANVILVDANKNQIKTSTIPQLPQHRELFACLSPYHAKLVGESYLGRKRPVHECTDVQIEAAKGFLVVLRSYLDSLCSNMRSHTITNVQSNNDKVSLLLKESFIDSFPSRDRPFMKLFVDTQLFTVHTDLVLSFIQKE; from the exons ATGGTTGTTGTTGGACTTCCTCCTAGTTGTGATATTCAGGCACTTCAAAGGCAATACGTCATCAGGCAACCTGAAGGTTCTGGGAAGTTGCGAAGTGCTCTAAGTTGTCAGAATAATTCTCGAGTCGAACCTTACCTTGAACCCCAG GTTTTATTTGTTTATCCCCCAGAAAAGCCACTGCCACTTAAACACAAGGATCTTCTTTCATTTTGCTTCCCCGGAGGCATAGAG GTTCATGCTGTTGAGAAAACTCCTTCAATGAGTGAGCTGAATGAAATTCTTCTTTCACAG GAACACCTAAAACAAAGTGACCTGTCATTTGTATTCCGGTTGCAG GTTGCTGATAATTCCACTTTATATGGGTGCTGTGTGTTAGTTGAAGAAATAGTACAGAAGCCCTCTGGATTGCTTTCCTTGATTTCAGATAGACAACCTGCCTACCCGTCTCTGAGTCGTTATGTGATGACCACTCGCAGATGTTATTGCATCCTTTCGAGGCTTCCATTCTTTGAATTGCACTTTGGTGTTCTGAATAG CATCTTTGATGAAGAAAGGTTGGAACGGTTAACAAAAAGTATTGGTGATATAGATTTGGAATTGTCGGAGAGTTACAGCAATGAAGCAAATATAGATGATGTGTTAACAGATCAAGGAGCTCTGGAGGACATACAGAACACAATGACCGAACCCTCTGAGATAAGTTCAGGAGATTCTAAACTTGGAGGTAATGATGATGGGAATGGCTTGGAGCTTCAAATGCTTGAGAGTGACTTTGACTCAAACAAAGCTGTTAATCATGATACTGTTGTTCCAGTTGACCTGGAAACTGAGACGTTTAAAAGAGGAAAAGAATCCGGAGGTGCAGATCCTGAAGATTGTGATATTGATGTTGATGATTTCACAACAAATAAGCAAGCAGCAGAAAGACATTTGCCAAATGCTGTTTTGCCATTTCTACGCTATTATCAGTATGAAAGTTCTGAATCTTCCTGCAG TTTTCAAGGTTCCCCTTGTGACGACAGGAATTTGAGGAGTGATGTTGATGATACAGAAACAGAAGAGGCTTCTATTTCTGGCCAGGAGGATTCCAGTGATCACCTTGATATACTTGAATGGGCTAAG GCAAACAATCATGGATCATTGCAGATACTATGTGAATACTATCGGCTACCTTGTCCAGAAAGGGGTTCAAAACTTAGGTTTCATCCTTTGGAGCACCTTCATCCACTGGAATATCATAGGCCTGATGAAAAAGTTTTGCATATTGCTGGCTCaaccattgatttgagatctTGCAGTACAAGTCTTGAATTTGCTGAG GCACACACTGCCCTTTTGGCAGAAGAGGAAGCAACTGCTCTATCAACGTGGGCTGTTGCATGCATGTGTGGATCTCTGCGGCTTGAACAT GTTCTAACAATCTTTGCAGCAGCATTGCTGGAGAAACAGATTGTGGTTGTTTGTTCAAATTTG GGAATTTTATCTGCTATAGTTTTGTCAATTGTCCCTCTGATCCGGCCATACCAATGGCAAAGCCTCTTGATGCCG GTTTTGCCAGATGATATGCTAGACTTCTTAGATGCGCCTGTTCCTTACATA GTTGGTGTAAAGAACAAAACGAGTGAAGTGCAGTCAAAGTTAGCCAATGTAATTCTGGTCGATGCTAATAAGAACCAG ATAAAGACGTCCACAATACCACAGCTGCCACAACATAGGGAGCTCTTTGCATGCTTAAGTCCTTATCATGCAAAGCTTGTCGGTGAAAGTTATTTGGGGAGGAAAAGACCAGTACATGAGTGCACAGATGTGCAG ATTGAAGCTGCCAAaggttttttagtggtgttaagATCATACTTGGATTCTCTTTGCTCTAACATGCGGTCACACACAATTACAAATGTACAGTCCAATAATGATAAG GTATCGTTGCTTTTAAAAGAGAGTTTCATTGATTCATTCCCTAGTCGTGATCGACCATTTATGAAG CTGTTTGTGGACACACAACTCTTTACTGTACATACAGATCTTGTTCTCTCATTTATCCAGAAGGAATAG
- the LOC107958786 gene encoding 12-oxophytodienoate reductase 3, producing the protein MEHGEKVKMADSQETPTLFSPYKMGKFNLSHRVVLAPMTRCRALNGIPRPALAEYYTQRSTPGGFLITEGTLISDTGAGFPHVPGIYNEEQVEAWKMIVDAVHAKGGIIFCQLWHVGRASHTVYQPGGVAPISSTNKPISKRWRILMPDGSYGIYPKPRPLETSEIQEVVEHYRKAALNAIRAGFDGIEIHGAHGYLIDQFLKDGINDRTDEYGGSLANRCKFLMQIVQAVASAIGIDRVAVRMSPAIDHLDATDSNPLNLGLAVIERLNKLQLQLGSKLAYLHVTQPRYHAYGQTESGKHGNEDEEAYLLRALKRTYHGTFMCSGGFNRELGMQAVAEGDADLVSYGRLFISNPDLVFRLKVNAPLNRYIRKTFYTHDPVVGYTDYPFLNEEKGRQVLSRL; encoded by the exons ATGGAGCAtggagaaaaagtaaaaatggcgGATTCTCAAGAAACCCCTACGCTGTTCTCTCCTTACAAGATGGGCAAATTCAATCTTTCCCACAG GGTGGTGCTAGCGCCTATGACGAGATGCAGGGCGTTGAATGGAATTCCAAGGCCGGCGCTTGCTGAATATTACACGCAGAGGTCCACTCCTGGCGGCTTTCTCATCACTGAAGGAACGTTGATCTCCGACACTGGAGCAGG GTTTCCACATGTTCCTGGAATCTACAATGAAGAACAGGTGGAGGCATGGAAGATGATTGTGGATGCTGTTCATGCCAAAGGGGGCATCATTTTCTGTCAACTATGGCATGTTGGCCGAGCATCTCATACAG TGTATCAACCTGGCGGAGTGGCACCAATATCCTCAACAAACAAGCCCATCTCAAAGAGGTGGAGAATTCTTATGCCAGATGGTAGCTATGGCATATATCCCAAACCTCGACCCCTGGAAACATCAGAAATACAAGAGGTTGTAGAGCATTACCGCAAAGCAGCCTTGAATGCCATTCGAGCAG GTTTTGATGGGATTGAGATTCATGGAGCACATGGTTATCTCATCGACCAATTCTTAAAAGATGGGATCAATGATCGCACAGATGAGTACGGTGGATCATTGGCAAACCGCTGCAAATTCTTAATGCAAATTGTTCAAGCAGTAGCTTCAGCCATTGGTATAGATAGAGTTGCGGTCAGAATGTCGCCTGCAATTGATCACCTCGATGCAACCGACTCTAATCCGCTCAACCTAGGCTTGGCTGTGATTGAGAGACTTAACAAGCTCCAGCTACAGCTGGGGTCAAAACTCGCTTATCTTCATGTGACGCAACCTCGTTATCATGCATACGGGCAAACTGAATCAGGCAAACACGGGAATGAAGACGAGGAAGCTTATTTATTGAGGGCACTGAAGCGGACCTATCACGGAACTTTCATGTGTAGTGGCGGGTTCAATAGGGAGCTGGGAATGCAAGCTGTGGCCGAGGGTGATGCAGATCTTGTATCTTATGGCCGCCTTTTCATCTCAAATCCTGACCTAGTCTTTAGGTTGAAGGTCAATGCACCATTAAATAGGTACATTAGGAAGACGTTCTATACTCATGATCCTGTTGTTGGGTACACAGACTATCCATTCCTGAACGAAGAGAAGGGTAGACAAGTACTGTCACGCCTTTGA